One segment of Sphingomonas qomolangmaensis DNA contains the following:
- the trpS gene encoding tryptophan--tRNA ligase codes for MRIVSGIQTTGNLHLGNYLGAIRQWVAMQDTLQPGDDCLFFLADLHALTVTQDPKELARTTVEMAATLIAAGIDTDRAILFNQARVPEHSELAWLLGGTARMGWLNRMTQWKDKAGKNREGASVGLFTYPVLQAADVLLYRATHVPVGEDQKQHLELARDVATKFNTDFAVELFPLPEPLISAAAPRIMSLRDGSAKMSKSDPSDMSRINLIDDDDTIVAKLRKAKSDADVLPETMAGLAERPEARNLVTIYAALAGRGTDDVVAEFAGQGFGAFKPALADLTVATLGPIRDRLTQLLANRDEVAAELRKGAEKARTLAAPTLRAAQEALGLQVS; via the coding sequence ATGCGAATCGTCTCGGGAATCCAGACCACCGGCAACCTCCACCTCGGCAATTATCTGGGCGCGATCCGCCAATGGGTGGCGATGCAGGACACGCTGCAGCCCGGCGACGACTGCCTGTTCTTTCTCGCCGACCTCCACGCGCTGACGGTGACGCAGGACCCCAAGGAGCTCGCGCGCACGACTGTAGAGATGGCCGCCACGCTGATCGCCGCAGGCATCGACACCGACCGCGCGATTCTGTTCAACCAGGCGCGCGTGCCCGAACATAGCGAGCTCGCGTGGCTGCTGGGCGGCACCGCGCGGATGGGCTGGCTCAACCGCATGACGCAGTGGAAGGACAAGGCGGGCAAGAACCGCGAAGGTGCCAGCGTCGGCCTGTTCACCTATCCGGTGCTGCAAGCCGCCGACGTATTGCTGTACCGCGCCACGCACGTACCGGTGGGCGAGGACCAGAAGCAGCATCTCGAGCTCGCACGCGACGTCGCGACCAAGTTCAACACCGATTTCGCCGTCGAGCTGTTCCCGCTGCCCGAGCCGCTGATTTCGGCCGCCGCCCCGCGCATCATGTCGCTGCGCGACGGCAGCGCCAAGATGTCGAAGTCCGACCCGTCGGACATGAGCCGGATCAACCTGATCGACGACGACGACACCATCGTCGCCAAGCTACGCAAGGCCAAGAGCGACGCCGATGTGCTGCCCGAGACGATGGCGGGACTCGCCGAGCGTCCCGAGGCACGCAATCTGGTGACGATCTACGCCGCGCTGGCCGGGCGCGGGACCGACGACGTCGTCGCCGAGTTCGCAGGCCAGGGCTTCGGTGCGTTCAAGCCGGCGCTGGCCGACCTGACGGTAGCAACGCTGGGTCCGATCCGCGATCGACTGACCCAGTTGCTGGCGAACCGCGACGAAGTAGCTGCCGAACTACGCAAGGGTGCTGAGAAGGCGCGGACGCTGGCGGCTCCGACGCTGCGCGCGGCGCAGGAAGCGCTGGGGCTTCAGGTCAGCTAA
- the murJ gene encoding murein biosynthesis integral membrane protein MurJ: MNLTRALGSVGGLTLVSRVLALVRDSLQATFVGASFASDAFLVAFKLPNMFRALFAEGAFNAAFIPLFNRKVGAERDYAAAYDFAGRALALLLPILIGFTALLMIAADPLTLALSGGFDNPTPDEFAFAVTLSRITIPYLALISIVSLLGGVLTSLGKFAANAAAPILLNIAMIAALWFFHGDNAYETARAQAISVTVGGALQLLWLILACRRAGVSLRLRLPRIDNDVRELLRLILPAAIGAGAMQINLAVSTALAGGLLEAGSISYLYYADRLNQLPLGMIGIGLGTILLPTLSRMLASGDDKAAMETQNRGIELALFLTLPATVAFLVAAEPIVRGIFQHGAFTAEDTRAAALALSAFSIGLPAYVMIKVLTPGFYARGDTRTPVRFAMIAVAVNLVGNLVLIPTIGFMGPPLATAVSALVNMALLYWMLRRRGHFVADSQLKRRLPRLAVAALMMGGVLYMLDGLIDPYTTGSLLIRIAGLGALVAGGGLVYVAACFATGAYRPSDLKALRRRPA, from the coding sequence ATGAACCTCACCCGCGCGCTCGGATCGGTTGGCGGCCTGACGCTCGTCAGCCGGGTCCTCGCGCTGGTGCGCGATTCGCTGCAGGCGACCTTTGTCGGCGCGAGCTTCGCGTCCGACGCCTTCCTGGTCGCGTTCAAGTTGCCGAATATGTTCCGCGCGCTGTTTGCGGAGGGTGCGTTCAACGCGGCGTTCATCCCGCTGTTCAACCGCAAGGTCGGCGCCGAGCGCGATTATGCCGCAGCGTATGATTTCGCCGGGCGCGCGCTGGCGCTGCTGCTGCCGATCCTGATCGGCTTCACCGCGCTGCTGATGATCGCCGCCGATCCGCTGACGCTCGCGCTGTCGGGCGGCTTCGACAACCCGACCCCCGATGAATTCGCCTTCGCGGTCACACTGTCGCGGATCACCATCCCCTATCTCGCACTGATCTCCATCGTCTCGTTGCTCGGCGGCGTCCTCACCTCGCTCGGTAAGTTCGCGGCCAACGCCGCCGCGCCGATCCTGCTCAACATCGCGATGATCGCCGCGCTGTGGTTCTTCCACGGCGACAACGCCTATGAAACCGCGCGCGCGCAGGCGATCTCGGTCACCGTCGGCGGCGCGCTGCAATTGCTATGGCTGATCCTCGCCTGCCGCCGCGCGGGCGTCAGCCTTCGTTTGCGGCTACCGCGGATCGACAACGACGTGCGCGAACTGCTGCGGCTGATCCTGCCCGCCGCGATCGGCGCCGGCGCGATGCAGATCAACCTGGCGGTTTCGACCGCGCTGGCGGGCGGGCTGCTCGAGGCGGGGTCGATCTCCTATCTTTATTATGCAGACAGGCTGAACCAGTTGCCGCTGGGGATGATCGGCATCGGCCTTGGCACCATCCTGCTGCCGACGCTGTCGCGGATGCTGGCGTCGGGTGACGACAAGGCGGCGATGGAAACGCAGAATCGCGGGATTGAACTCGCATTGTTCCTCACCCTCCCCGCCACCGTCGCCTTCCTGGTCGCTGCCGAGCCCATCGTCCGCGGCATCTTCCAGCACGGCGCCTTCACCGCCGAGGACACCCGCGCGGCCGCCCTGGCGCTGTCGGCGTTCTCGATCGGTCTGCCCGCCTATGTGATGATCAAGGTGCTGACCCCGGGCTTCTACGCCCGCGGCGACACCAGGACGCCGGTGCGCTTCGCGATGATCGCGGTAGCGGTGAATCTCGTCGGCAACCTAGTCCTGATCCCGACCATAGGCTTCATGGGGCCGCCGCTCGCGACCGCAGTGTCGGCGCTGGTCAACATGGCGCTACTCTACTGGATGCTGCGCCGGCGCGGCCATTTCGTCGCCGATTCGCAGCTCAAGCGCCGCCTGCCCCGGCTCGCGGTCGCTGCGCTTATGATGGGCGGCGTGCTCTACATGCTCGACGGGCTGATCGACCCCTACACCACCGGTAGCCTGCTGATCCGCATCGCCGGGCTCGGCGCGCTGGTGGCGGGCGGCGGGCTGGTCTATGTCGCCGCCTGTTTCGCGACGGGTGCCTATCGCCCGTCGGACCTCAAGGCGCTCCGCCGCCGCCCCGCTTGA
- the secB gene encoding protein-export chaperone SecB, with the protein MDEQGNIEGFGQPAANGEDSAPMANVLSQYVKDLSFENPNAPAIYQVQGAPKLDVQFNIGAAQVGEDVHEVVLKIEARGEIEGQVMYLCELSFAGLFGLRNIPNEHLQPFLLGEAPRILFPFARRVLADAVRDGGFPPLLLEPIDFGALYFQQQAQAAAAETGEIAGEGIGHA; encoded by the coding sequence ATGGACGAGCAGGGGAACATCGAGGGCTTCGGGCAGCCAGCCGCCAATGGCGAAGATTCGGCGCCGATGGCCAATGTCCTGTCGCAATATGTGAAGGACCTGTCGTTCGAAAACCCCAATGCGCCCGCGATCTACCAGGTGCAGGGCGCGCCCAAGCTCGACGTGCAGTTCAACATCGGCGCGGCGCAGGTGGGCGAGGACGTCCATGAGGTCGTGCTGAAGATCGAAGCGCGCGGCGAGATCGAGGGCCAGGTGATGTATCTGTGCGAACTGTCGTTCGCCGGGTTGTTCGGGCTGCGCAACATCCCGAACGAGCATCTCCAGCCCTTTCTGCTCGGTGAAGCGCCGCGCATCCTGTTCCCCTTCGCGCGCCGCGTGCTCGCCGACGCCGTGCGCGACGGCGGGTTCCCGCCGCTGCTGCTCGAGCCGATCGACTTCGGTGCGCTGTATTTCCAGCAGCAGGCGCAGGCCGCCGCCGCCGAAACCGGCGAGATCGCAGGCGAAGGCATCGGCCACGCTTGA
- a CDS encoding Tim44/TimA family putative adaptor protein: MVAGFLALRLYSVLGKRTGHEQPLPKPAEDRVATLPMPRSIDLPAETRDTVNRLIEPKAESGIRALVAADPSFDLTQFVEGAKSAYRMILEAYWKGDRETLEWLVEPDVKAAFESAIDARAAAGETLENRLVSIERAVVSDAAVDGSLARVTVRFDADIAAITRGAEGNVVAGSLSDAVETHDAWTFTRRLRSDDPNWKLAETDEV, encoded by the coding sequence ATGGTTGCGGGCTTTCTGGCGCTGCGGCTCTATTCGGTCCTCGGCAAGCGCACGGGGCATGAACAGCCCTTGCCCAAGCCGGCGGAGGATCGCGTCGCCACGCTGCCGATGCCGCGCTCGATCGACCTGCCCGCCGAAACGCGCGACACCGTCAACCGGTTGATCGAGCCCAAGGCCGAAAGCGGGATCCGCGCGCTGGTCGCCGCCGATCCGTCGTTCGACCTGACGCAGTTCGTCGAGGGCGCGAAATCGGCGTATCGGATGATCCTCGAGGCCTATTGGAAGGGCGATCGCGAGACGCTCGAGTGGCTGGTGGAGCCCGACGTGAAGGCGGCGTTCGAAAGCGCGATCGACGCGCGTGCCGCCGCGGGCGAAACACTCGAGAACCGTCTGGTATCGATCGAGCGTGCGGTCGTGTCCGATGCCGCGGTCGATGGCTCGCTCGCGCGCGTCACGGTGCGGTTCGACGCCGATATCGCGGCGATCACGCGCGGTGCGGAGGGCAATGTCGTTGCGGGTTCGCTCAGCGACGCGGTCGAGACGCACGATGCGTGGACCTTCACCCGGCGGCTGCGCAGCGACGATCCCAATTGGAAGCTCGCCGAGACCGACGAAGTCTGA
- the mltA gene encoding murein transglycosylase A, producing MRTRGGVALALLLASCSNAIVPGGIEPGAPAVVELADAARRPTAAKPLDTVPAPAAPATAVSAATAGVVAGPAIASLPVDSAAAARALAAFRTSCPSLQKRNDVTGLTRGSDWARPCADAQRASDARTFFSTSFEAVQIADGRAFATGYYEPEIRGARTRQRGYETPVYAKPADLIDIDMGLFASDLAGRKFRGRVEDGAFVPYHDRTRIEEGVLAGKGLELAWAADPIELFFLQVQGSGRLRLPDGSVMRIGYASQNGQPYTGIGKLMRDRGLLQPGQASMQGIMAYLRANSAEGQAIMRENKSYVFFRELTGPGPLGAMGLPVTPRATVAADPRFVPLGAPVFLSMDRPDANGIWVAQDTGGAIKGANRFDTFWGAGDEARSTAGGMSARGTAFLLVPRGTLARLRGGQPTP from the coding sequence ATGCGGACCCGGGGGGGAGTCGCGCTGGCGTTGCTGCTGGCTTCGTGCAGCAACGCGATCGTTCCCGGGGGGATCGAGCCCGGGGCACCTGCTGTCGTCGAGCTTGCGGACGCGGCGCGCCGGCCGACCGCTGCCAAACCGCTCGATACGGTTCCCGCACCTGCCGCGCCCGCTACCGCGGTCAGCGCCGCGACGGCGGGAGTCGTCGCCGGCCCGGCGATCGCCTCGCTACCCGTCGACAGCGCAGCGGCCGCGCGCGCGCTCGCTGCTTTCCGCACGAGCTGCCCGTCGCTCCAGAAGCGCAATGACGTCACCGGGCTGACGCGCGGCAGCGACTGGGCCAGGCCCTGCGCCGATGCGCAGCGCGCTAGCGACGCGCGGACCTTCTTCTCGACTAGCTTCGAAGCGGTCCAGATCGCCGACGGGCGCGCCTTCGCGACCGGCTATTACGAGCCCGAGATCCGCGGCGCGCGCACCCGCCAGCGCGGCTATGAAACCCCGGTCTATGCCAAGCCCGCTGATCTGATCGACATCGATATGGGGCTGTTCGCGTCGGACCTTGCCGGACGCAAGTTCCGCGGGCGGGTGGAGGACGGCGCGTTCGTGCCCTATCACGACCGTACTCGAATCGAGGAAGGCGTGCTTGCGGGCAAGGGGCTCGAACTCGCCTGGGCCGCCGATCCGATCGAATTGTTCTTCCTGCAGGTGCAAGGATCGGGGCGGCTGCGGCTACCCGACGGATCGGTGATGCGGATCGGCTACGCCAGCCAGAACGGCCAACCCTATACCGGCATCGGCAAGCTGATGCGCGATCGCGGGCTGCTCCAGCCGGGACAGGCATCGATGCAGGGGATCATGGCGTATTTGCGCGCCAACTCCGCCGAGGGCCAGGCGATCATGCGCGAGAACAAGAGCTATGTGTTCTTCCGCGAACTGACCGGGCCAGGGCCGCTGGGGGCGATGGGGCTGCCGGTGACCCCGCGCGCGACCGTTGCCGCCGATCCGCGCTTCGTACCGCTAGGCGCACCGGTGTTCCTGTCGATGGATCGTCCCGACGCCAACGGAATCTGGGTAGCGCAGGATACCGGCGGCGCGATCAAGGGCGCCAACCGCTTCGATACCTTCTGGGGCGCGGGCGACGAGGCTCGTTCGACCGCGGGCGGCATGTCGGCGCGCGGCACCGCCTTCCTTTTGGTGCCGCGCGGCACCCTTGCACGGTTGCGCGGTGGTCAGCCGACGCCTTAG
- a CDS encoding Smr/MutS family protein, with the protein MASVRPIEGRAKPAAPIAVPVAAPPRTAPVKSPPPKFVKIRPAPVPAALVAARPPAPPKPAAKATLDGGWDKRLARGLVSPESSIDLHGHTLSTAHRVLDAGLADAITRGDRVLLLVTGKPPRADAERPYGRGAIRAAIGDWLAGSRHADRIAAVRGAHPRHGGAGALYIVLRRARTG; encoded by the coding sequence ATGGCATCGGTGCGTCCGATCGAGGGAAGGGCGAAGCCTGCCGCGCCGATCGCGGTACCGGTGGCAGCGCCGCCCCGGACCGCGCCGGTCAAATCGCCCCCGCCGAAATTCGTGAAGATCCGACCCGCGCCGGTTCCGGCTGCATTGGTCGCTGCGCGACCGCCGGCCCCGCCCAAGCCCGCGGCCAAGGCGACGCTCGACGGCGGCTGGGATAAGCGACTGGCGCGCGGCCTTGTCTCACCCGAAAGCTCGATCGACCTGCACGGCCACACGCTATCGACCGCGCATCGCGTGCTCGATGCCGGACTGGCCGATGCGATCACGCGTGGCGATCGGGTGCTGCTGCTTGTTACCGGCAAGCCACCGCGCGCCGATGCCGAGCGTCCTTATGGCCGGGGGGCGATTCGCGCGGCGATCGGCGACTGGCTCGCAGGCTCGCGCCATGCCGACCGGATCGCGGCGGTACGCGGCGCGCATCCGCGGCATGGTGGGGCGGGGGCGCTGTACATCGTCCTGCGCCGCGCGCGGACGGGCTAA
- a CDS encoding putative bifunctional diguanylate cyclase/phosphodiesterase has translation MHGFSLTSRATLFAICAGAAVFAVSLAAGANLVGALAAANGCAMLCWAAGRQVFASYADSLDAAIQRLARATNGDLLSAIPPEVGRTAPALAGAMDGLFRQLHGNFEHVHRLAMYDPVTALPNRISFQRSCEAMLATGRPGDISALFFIDLDRFKAVNDTLGHANGDVLLGMVADRIRGIADRHAAKPAKPAKAQPLTGRLAGDEFTMFFPALTDTEEIERIGRAIQHALSQPFALSDQEVRIGASIGIAIRPQHGTDLNDLMRAADAAMYHAKATGRGHAEYFTDTLATEIAARAKLESDLREATQKRQFSLVFQPQISAQEGHIVGAEALLRWQHPEGERLPAAFIQRAEETGLIVEIGEWVVESVAATIARWARLGIEKRMAVNISPRQIDHAQFFRRLRAAMHNAQAPAALLELELSETLAMTCSDEVIAAIEALRADGATIAIDDFGTGYSNLARLRALPIDRVKLDRSLIENVATHHEARIIAQAVISLIHGLNCEAVAEGIESAAQAQVLRIIGCDVLQGYAVARPMPEDIFLAWAQTPRMPLLSRAFAG, from the coding sequence ATGCATGGCTTCTCGCTCACGAGCAGGGCGACCCTATTCGCGATCTGTGCAGGTGCGGCGGTGTTTGCCGTGTCGCTTGCGGCGGGCGCGAATCTGGTCGGGGCGCTTGCCGCTGCGAATGGCTGCGCGATGCTTTGCTGGGCTGCGGGGCGCCAGGTATTTGCTTCCTACGCAGATTCGCTCGATGCAGCGATTCAGCGGCTGGCGCGCGCGACCAATGGCGATCTGCTGAGCGCCATTCCCCCCGAGGTCGGTCGTACCGCGCCTGCGCTTGCCGGCGCGATGGACGGGTTGTTCCGCCAGCTGCACGGCAATTTCGAGCATGTCCACCGGCTGGCGATGTACGATCCGGTCACCGCGCTGCCCAACCGGATCAGCTTCCAGCGCTCGTGCGAGGCGATGCTGGCCACCGGACGCCCCGGTGACATCTCGGCATTGTTCTTCATCGATCTCGACCGCTTCAAGGCGGTGAACGATACGCTGGGCCATGCGAATGGCGACGTGTTGCTCGGGATGGTTGCCGACCGCATCCGCGGAATCGCCGATCGCCATGCCGCCAAGCCCGCCAAGCCCGCCAAGGCGCAGCCGTTGACCGGTCGTCTTGCGGGCGACGAGTTCACGATGTTCTTTCCCGCGCTTACCGATACCGAAGAGATCGAGCGGATCGGGCGCGCAATCCAGCACGCGCTGAGCCAGCCTTTCGCATTGTCCGACCAGGAAGTGCGGATCGGCGCGTCCATCGGTATCGCGATCCGGCCGCAGCATGGCACCGATCTCAACGATCTGATGCGCGCCGCCGACGCGGCGATGTATCATGCCAAGGCCACCGGTCGTGGCCACGCCGAATATTTCACCGACACGCTGGCGACCGAAATCGCGGCGCGCGCCAAGCTCGAGAGCGACCTGCGTGAGGCGACCCAGAAGCGGCAGTTCAGCCTGGTATTCCAGCCGCAAATCAGCGCGCAAGAGGGGCATATCGTCGGCGCCGAAGCGCTGCTGCGCTGGCAGCATCCCGAAGGCGAGCGACTGCCCGCGGCGTTCATCCAGCGCGCCGAGGAAACCGGGCTGATCGTCGAGATCGGCGAATGGGTCGTCGAATCGGTCGCGGCGACGATCGCGCGCTGGGCGCGGCTGGGCATCGAGAAGCGGATGGCGGTGAACATCAGCCCGCGGCAGATCGACCACGCGCAGTTCTTCCGCCGGCTGCGCGCGGCGATGCACAATGCGCAGGCGCCCGCGGCGCTGCTCGAGCTTGAGCTCAGCGAAACGCTGGCGATGACCTGCAGCGACGAGGTGATCGCCGCGATCGAAGCGCTGCGTGCCGATGGTGCGACGATCGCGATCGACGATTTTGGCACGGGCTATTCGAACCTGGCACGGCTGCGCGCGCTACCGATCGATCGGGTGAAGCTCGACCGAAGCCTGATCGAGAACGTCGCGACCCACCACGAAGCGCGGATCATCGCGCAGGCGGTGATCAGCCTGATCCACGGGCTGAATTGCGAGGCGGTGGCCGAAGGAATCGAATCGGCGGCGCAGGCGCAGGTGCTGCGAATCATCGGCTGCGACGTGTTGCAGGGCTATGCAGTGGCGCGGCCGATGCCCGAGGATATCTTCCTCGCCTGGGCGCAGACGCCGCGGATGCCGTTGCTCAGCCGAGCGTTCGCCGGATGA
- the dapE gene encoding succinyl-diaminopimelate desuccinylase produces the protein MTHDPIALTTALLAVDSVTPARGQVFDILEAMLVPLGFAVDRFVAGEAPDGPVENLLATRGEGGTHLAFAGHLDVVPPGTGWSSAPFAPEIRGDHLYGRGAVDMKGAIGAFVAACADPQPGGTLSLIITGDEEGPATFGTPALIDRMAALGIAPDLCIVGEPTSVDCLGDMMKIGRRGSVNLWITVPGRQGHVAYPHLADNPIPRLVAILAEIDSIALDHGTDWFQPSNIEVTDITVGNPATNVIPAQASARISIRFNDLHRGAELGALIEGLARRHAPEASVVARVSGEAFLTQPGRLSMIVADSVEAHTGIRPALSTSGGTSDARFLAKLCPVVEFGLCNATMHKLDEAVAVADLVTLRAIYADIIRRTLG, from the coding sequence ATGACCCACGATCCGATCGCCCTCACCACCGCGCTCCTCGCCGTCGACAGCGTCACCCCGGCGCGCGGCCAGGTGTTCGACATCCTCGAAGCGATGCTCGTCCCACTCGGCTTCGCGGTCGATCGATTCGTCGCGGGCGAGGCCCCCGACGGGCCGGTCGAAAACCTCCTCGCCACCCGCGGCGAGGGCGGCACCCACCTCGCCTTTGCCGGGCATCTCGACGTCGTCCCCCCCGGCACCGGCTGGTCCAGCGCGCCGTTCGCGCCCGAAATCCGCGGCGATCACCTCTATGGCCGCGGCGCCGTCGACATGAAGGGCGCGATCGGCGCGTTCGTCGCCGCCTGCGCCGATCCACAGCCGGGCGGCACGCTGAGCCTGATCATCACCGGCGACGAAGAGGGCCCCGCGACCTTCGGCACCCCGGCGCTGATCGACCGCATGGCGGCGCTGGGAATCGCGCCCGACCTCTGCATCGTCGGCGAGCCGACCAGCGTCGATTGCCTGGGCGACATGATGAAGATCGGCCGCCGCGGATCGGTGAACCTCTGGATCACCGTCCCCGGCCGCCAAGGGCACGTCGCCTACCCGCACCTCGCCGACAATCCGATCCCGCGGCTGGTCGCGATCCTGGCCGAGATCGATTCGATCGCGCTCGATCACGGCACCGACTGGTTCCAGCCCTCGAACATCGAAGTGACCGACATCACCGTCGGCAATCCCGCGACCAACGTCATCCCGGCGCAAGCCTCGGCGCGGATCAGCATCCGCTTCAACGATCTGCATCGCGGCGCCGAGCTCGGGGCGCTGATCGAGGGGCTGGCCCGGCGCCACGCGCCCGAGGCGAGCGTCGTCGCGCGGGTTTCGGGCGAGGCCTTCCTCACCCAGCCGGGCAGGCTCTCGATGATCGTCGCCGATTCGGTAGAAGCGCACACCGGCATCCGCCCCGCGCTATCGACCAGCGGCGGCACCTCGGACGCGCGGTTCCTGGCCAAGCTCTGCCCGGTGGTCGAATTCGGGCTCTGCAACGCGACGATGCACAAGCTCGACGAGGCGGTCGCGGTCGCCGACCTCGTCACGCTGCGCGCGATCTACGCCGACATCATCCGGCGAACGCTCGGCTGA
- a CDS encoding putative bifunctional diguanylate cyclase/phosphodiesterase, translating to MTGHDRLMADRYEAARLDALRRLNLLDTSPSEAFDRITRLASQIFGLPVSAVSLTDHDRQWFKSRVGVAHQSIPRDKAPCAAVAESTAPLVVPDLSADRRYATSILVDQGVRFYAGAPLTTRDGYGLGALCVLGPEPRSATDAEMASLNDLAEMVMTQIELTHAMGRIDPLSGLPNRTQFLEDLEDLARDTPGARRLAVLVDLARADQLDNGVRALGSAYIDTLVQEGARVLRAKLGSKRTAYHVASTKFVFLAPPEVDERSYRGQLESLLLRLAKGPETKFGLSGMIGVAPFIVGESTPNDVLRLAYSASLDACNFEPAISFYSCTEDSAHRRRFTLLEDFGVALKARAQLRLVYQPRVDLASRRCLGAEALLRWDHPTLGEVSPAEFIPIIEQTSLARPTTAKVLDAGLAQLGAWLASGMPMRLSINVSAANLDECDFAQRLQLGLLKHRVPPDTFEIELTESAVMENKARSLSQLAAIEAAGIAIAIDDFGTGQSSLAYLQQLPARVVKIDQSFIRRLTEGEREQTLVCSMISLSHDLGYRVVAEGVETAEAADLLCEMGCDEAQGYFFARPMEVGEFERWYATQAAARAAA from the coding sequence ATGACGGGCCATGATCGGTTGATGGCCGATCGATATGAAGCAGCGCGGCTGGATGCGTTACGGCGTCTGAACCTGCTCGACACCTCGCCCAGCGAGGCGTTCGACCGGATTACGCGGCTCGCCAGCCAGATCTTCGGCCTGCCGGTATCGGCGGTGTCGCTGACCGATCACGATCGCCAATGGTTCAAGTCGCGCGTCGGCGTCGCGCATCAATCGATCCCGCGCGACAAGGCGCCCTGCGCGGCGGTTGCCGAGAGCACCGCGCCGCTGGTCGTGCCCGATCTGTCGGCCGACCGCCGCTACGCGACCAGCATTTTGGTCGACCAGGGCGTACGCTTCTATGCAGGGGCCCCGCTGACCACGCGCGACGGCTACGGACTGGGGGCGCTTTGCGTGCTCGGCCCCGAACCGCGCAGCGCGACCGATGCCGAGATGGCATCGCTCAACGACCTCGCCGAGATGGTGATGACACAGATCGAGTTGACGCATGCGATGGGGCGAATCGATCCGCTCAGCGGGCTGCCCAACCGCACCCAGTTTCTCGAGGATCTCGAGGATCTGGCGCGCGACACCCCGGGAGCGCGCCGGCTCGCGGTACTGGTCGACCTCGCCCGCGCCGACCAGCTCGATAATGGCGTCCGCGCGCTCGGCTCGGCCTATATCGATACGCTGGTGCAGGAAGGCGCGCGAGTGCTTCGCGCCAAGCTCGGTTCGAAGCGGACCGCCTATCACGTGGCCTCGACCAAATTCGTGTTCTTGGCGCCGCCCGAGGTCGACGAGCGCAGCTATCGTGGGCAGCTCGAATCGCTGCTGCTGCGGCTGGCCAAGGGACCCGAGACCAAGTTCGGGTTGAGCGGGATGATCGGCGTCGCGCCGTTCATCGTCGGGGAATCGACGCCGAACGACGTGCTGCGCCTGGCGTACAGCGCTTCGCTCGACGCGTGCAATTTCGAACCCGCCATCAGCTTTTACTCGTGCACCGAAGACTCGGCGCATCGCCGACGTTTTACCCTGCTCGAGGATTTTGGCGTGGCGCTCAAAGCGCGCGCGCAACTGCGACTGGTCTATCAGCCGCGGGTCGACCTGGCCTCGCGGCGGTGCCTCGGCGCCGAGGCATTGCTTCGGTGGGACCATCCGACGCTCGGCGAGGTATCACCCGCAGAGTTCATCCCGATCATCGAGCAGACGTCGCTGGCGCGACCCACCACCGCCAAGGTGCTCGATGCGGGACTGGCGCAACTAGGTGCGTGGCTGGCGTCGGGCATGCCGATGCGGCTGTCGATCAACGTGTCGGCCGCCAATCTCGACGAATGCGACTTCGCGCAGCGGCTCCAGCTCGGTCTGTTGAAGCATCGGGTGCCCCCCGATACATTCGAGATCGAGCTGACCGAGAGCGCGGTGATGGAAAACAAGGCGCGCTCGCTCAGCCAGCTGGCGGCGATCGAAGCCGCGGGCATCGCGATCGCGATCGACGATTTCGGCACCGGCCAGAGCAGCCTCGCCTATCTCCAGCAGCTACCGGCGCGGGTGGTCAAGATCGACCAGTCGTTCATCCGGCGCCTCACCGAAGGCGAGCGCGAACAGACGCTAGTGTGTTCGATGATCTCGCTCTCGCACGACCTAGGCTATCGCGTGGTCGCCGAAGGGGTCGAAACCGCCGAGGCCGCCGATTTGTTGTGCGAGATGGGTTGCGACGAGGCGCAGGGCTATTTCTTCGCACGACCGATGGAAGTCGGCGAGTTCGAACGCTGGTACGCCACCCAGGCCGCCGCCCGCGCCGCCGCCTGA